TGTCGGTCTGTGAGCCGACGCTCAAGCTGCTCTGCAAGGATTCCCCCCCCGGCGGCGTCTTCGGGCTGTCGATCCCGATCCTGGTCATCGTGATGACCGGTTCCCAGATGGTGTACCAGAAGTTCAGCACGCCGCCACAGAACTCGGCCGATCCGCAAGCCCAGGCGATGCAGTCGATCTTCAAGTGGATGCCACTGATGTTCGCCTTCATCTTCGCCAGCCTGCCGTCCGGCCTCGTCCTGTACTACACGGTGTTCACGCTGGCGAACCTGGTTCAGCAACTCTGGTCTCGCCGCAGCAACGGAACGAACAATCCAGCCAAGATTACGGCGCCAATCGAGGTGTCCAGTGCGCCCGGACCGCGGGCTGCACGGCGACCGTCGGGCGGCGCCGCCGCACAGGAGAAGAACGATGAGCGAGCCGAAACCCGCCAGCAAGCCCAGCAGCAGCGGCGCACGCGGCGCCGTTGAGGTCGCAGCGCGCACTGTCGATGAGGCGATTGCGCGCGGACTGGTGCGTTTGGGCGGACTGAGCCGCGCCGAGGTTCAGATCGACGTCCTGCGCGAGGGCCGGGCCGGCCTGCTCGGCTTCGGGGCCGAAGATGCGCTCGTGCGGCTCACACCCGTGGCGCCCGGTACCGGCGCCGCGGGCCAGGAAGCCGTTCCGCCCCGCAAGGGCCGCCGCAGCGCCAATCGACGCCGCTGCGGCCGACGACGACGCAGCGGCGGAAGAACGGCGCGGACGACGGCGGCGACGCGGCCGGGACGAAGCGGAAGCGCCCTCGGATGCCCCCACGAGCGCTGCCAAGGCGGCCCCGGCGGAGCCCGTCGTTGCCCAGCGCGAGCCCGTTGCGCCGCCCGTGAAACCGCCCGCGCCGGAGCGCCTACCGGCTTCCACGTCTGCCAGCCAAGCCCTTGCGGCCGGCGCCGATTCGACCGAGGCGGCTGCGGCGGTGGCGCTCGATCTGGTGCGGTTGCTCGGTTACGCCGAGGCCACCGTCGAGATCCAGGACTCGTTGCTGCCCGATGGCGAGGACGATGACATCGGGTCCGCCGTCCTGTGCATTCGCGGCCGCGGCACCGAGCGGCTCCTCAACGAAGACTCCGCCGCGCTCAACGCCCTGCAGTTCGTTACGCGACTGATCGTCAGCCGTAGCGCAAACGCTTGGTGCAACGTCCTGCTCGACGTCGACGGTGACCGTCGGCGGCGTGTCAAAGAGCTGCTGGCGCTGGCCAGCCAATCGGCCGAGCTCGTCGAATCCGGCGGCAAGCCGGTCTCCCTCCCACCGATGGGCGCCTACGAGCGGCGGGTGGTCCACCTGGCGCTGCGGGACCACGCGACGGTCGCAACGCAGAGCATCGGCAACGGCACGTACCGCAAGGTGACCGTCCGG
The nucleotide sequence above comes from Candidatus Avedoeria danica. Encoded proteins:
- a CDS encoding Jag N-terminal domain-containing protein, with amino-acid sequence MSEPKPASKPSSSGARGAVEVAARTVDEAIARGLVRLGGLSRAEVQIDVLREGRAGLLGFGAEDALVRLTPVAPGTGAAGQEAVPPRKGRRSANRRRCGRRRRSGGRTARTTAATRPGRSGSALGCPHERCQGGPGGARRCPARARCAARETARAGAPTGFHVCQPSPCGRRRFDRGGCGGGARSGAVARLRRGHRRDPGLVAARWRGR
- a CDS encoding YidC/Oxa1 family membrane protein insertase, with the translated sequence MVYLLSNPFTGLFVQLIDFLNATASRLPLPANVSSYAIALILVGIAVKIITWPLTASQMRSMRKMQEVQPQLQEIQKKYAGDKEKQAQAQMELFRANGVNPLGGCLPMFVQLPILFGLYQAITHLGQPPVGTGVLMKERFLWIPDLSVCEPTLKLLCKDSPPGGVFGLSIPILVIVMTGSQMVYQKFSTPPQNSADPQAQAMQSIFKWMPLMFAFIFASLPSGLVLYYTVFTLANLVQQLWSRRSNGTNNPAKITAPIEVSSAPGPRAARRPSGGAAAQEKNDERAETRQQAQQQRRTRRR